A part of Melittangium boletus DSM 14713 genomic DNA contains:
- a CDS encoding response regulator transcription factor, protein MTTDAAPSFLFVDEDPLQLSALRRLLRDVPGIKRAATSAEEALRMAEEEPPSVVIAAYILPGMDGLSLIAALRARHPATLCGLHTTQLPGRDIIPPGITILLKPCPPERLRAFLLSGTNAAPK, encoded by the coding sequence ATGACCACGGACGCCGCGCCCTCCTTTCTTTTCGTCGATGAGGATCCGCTGCAGCTCTCCGCGTTGCGCCGGCTGCTGCGGGACGTGCCCGGCATCAAGCGCGCGGCGACCAGCGCGGAAGAAGCCCTGCGCATGGCCGAGGAAGAACCCCCCTCGGTCGTCATCGCCGCGTACATCCTGCCGGGCATGGATGGGTTGTCATTGATCGCGGCGCTGCGGGCCCGCCATCCCGCCACGCTCTGCGGGCTGCACACCACGCAACTGCCCGGACGCGACATCATCCCGCCCGGCATCACCATCCTGCTCAAGCCCTGTCCTCCCGAGCGGCTGCGCGCCTTCCTGCTGTCGGGTACGAACGCCGCTCCGAAGTGA
- a CDS encoding MbtH family protein: MSDSADTTVYKVVVNHEEQYSIWPADRDNALGWKDAGKQGTKEECLAYIKEVWTDMRPLSLRKKMEEAAKKN; this comes from the coding sequence ATGAGCGATAGCGCGGACACCACCGTCTACAAGGTCGTGGTCAATCACGAGGAGCAGTACTCCATCTGGCCCGCGGACCGGGACAACGCCCTCGGCTGGAAGGACGCGGGCAAGCAGGGCACGAAGGAGGAGTGCCTCGCGTACATCAAGGAGGTGTGGACGGACATGCGCCCCTTGAGCCTTCGCAAGAAGATGGAAGAGGCGGCCAAGAAGAATTAG